A window of Fusarium verticillioides 7600 chromosome 10, whole genome shotgun sequence contains these coding sequences:
- a CDS encoding OPT family small oligopeptide transporter, with the protein MVPQSSDSQGASAEPSQSNTEMASNSEKVVTGSDIQATDKREGDVVSTGSLKNEPVIGRAQILGATAEEIIEAEEHARTMDLDEARKRAENLIYLHEHDPNFSSESIIRIQEFLSNEDIFANPQNHADLISDIKTEISLVTINSPYAEVRAVVSNKDDPSTPAGTIRAWTIGLFFVIVQSFVNQLFSVRQPTIRLQAPVIQLLSFPLGKAWEKWLPVGEFTLFGQKLQLNPGKFNQKEHMLISIMANVSTSLPHSRYIIFTSWLKKYFDLPFAADFGFQICLSLAMNLLGFGLAGLARRFLVYPSFCIWPRSLATIALNQSLHNESGNASVLGPFKKMYSMSRYRFFMLSFAAMFVWFWFPDFIATALSLFNWMAWISPNNFTLTAITGVTKGLGFNPLPTFDWNVATYYIDPLLVPFHVTVNMFLGALLGGITIIAMYWNNTYNTGYLPINTNTMFDHTGAKYNVSSILDDRGLLDVEKYQAYSQVYIAASSITYYIYFFAVYSAIISYAALYHWNDIKLGFVSLWESFKKNSKINEFKDVHTKLMEQYTEVPEWWYLILNIVGVAFGIASVAGWPTNTSVGTVFFGLALAILFTIPTGIIFATTGIEVEFNVLAEFIGGAWQPGNALAMNFFKGFGYVTVAHALDFANDLKLGHYLKIPQRQTFWCQTVATIVSAFVCTAVMNFQILNIRDICQPNQKDRFTCPGVESYFTAAVLFGSLAPQRVFGEGGMYTALLAAFPVGLAFPVVYYYATRKLPKTHWLTKLHPVVIFSGGHIWSPYNLAYVWPAVIPGWISWVIVRKRYLRFWGKYNYVLSAAWQTGIALAAVVIFFAVSYHGASINWIGNSADSGCEAETCTRLKVPNGTFFGPQPGTFA; encoded by the exons ATGGTTCCCCAATCTTCTGACTCTCAAGGCGCATCTGCCGAACCATCGCAATCCAACACAGAAATGGCCTCTAATTCTGAAAAGGTCGTCACAGGTAGCGACATTCAAGCTACGGACAAGAGAGAGGGGGATGTTGTCTCTACAGGGTCTCTCAAGAATGAGCCCGTAATTGGAAGAGCTCAGATTTTGGGTGCTACAGCAGAGGAAATTATCGAAGCAGAAGAGCATGCGCGTACGATGGACTTGGATGAGGCAAGAAAG CGCGCTGAAAACCTGATTTACCTTCATGAGCACGACCCAAACTTCAGCTCAGAATCCATCATCCGCATTCAAGAGTTTCTTAGTAACGAAGACATCTTCGCCAATCCCCAGAACCACGCAGATCTCATCTCAGACATCAAGACTGAGATTTCActcgtcaccatcaactCACCCTACGCAGAAGTCCGCGCCGTAGTAAGCAACAAGGACGACCCATCGACACCAGCTGGAACCATTCGAGCCTGGACTATTGGCTTGTTCTTCGTGATCGTACAGAGCTTCGTGAATCAACTGTTCTCAGTGCGACAACCGACTATCCGACTTCAAGCGCCAGTCATCCAACTCCTCTCGTTTCCGCTGGGTAAAGCTTGGGAGAAATGGCTTCCTGTTGGCGAGTTCACGCTGTTTGGCCAGAAGTTGCAGCTCAATCCTGGAAAGTTCAATCAGAAGGAGCACATGCTGATCTCTATCATGGCGAATGTCTCGACAAGTTTGCCGCATTCGCGATATATCATTTTTACTagttggttgaagaagtaCTTTGACTTGCCATTTGCTGCAGACTTTGGGTTTCAGATCTGCCTCTCA CTGGCTATGAATTTGCTGGGCTTCGGTCTTGCTGGGTTGGCGCGACGTTTCTTAGTCTACCCATCCTTCTGCATCTGGCCTCGCTCCCTAGCAACCATAGCCCTCAACCAGAGTCTACACAATG AATCTGGAAACGCAAGCGTGCTTGGTCCTTTCAAGAAAATGTACAGCATGTCCCGATatcgcttcttcatgctctctTTCGCCGCCATGTTCgtctggttctggttcccCGACTTTATCGCTACTGCCTTGTCTCTCTTCAACTGGATGGCATGGATCTCGCCCAACAACTTCACCCTTACAGCTATCACTGGTGTAACCAAAGGCCTCGGTTTTAACCCTCTTCCTACATTTGACTGGAACGTTGCTACCTACTATATTGATCCTCTACTGGTCCCCTTTCATGTCACTGTCAACATGTTTCTTGGTGCCTTGTTGGGTGGAATTACTATCATTGCGATGTACTGGAACAACACGTACAACACCGGATATCTTCCCATCAACACAAACACCATGTTCGACCATACTGGTGCCAAGTACAACGTATCATCTATCTTGGATGATCGTGGATTACTCGACGTAGAGAAGTATCAGGCTTATAGTCAGGTCTACATCGCGGCTTCATCCATCACATACTA CATCTACTTCTTCGCCGTGTATAGCGCCATCATCTCTTATGCTGCTCTGTATCACTGGAACGACATCAAACTTGGTTTCGTGTCGCTCTGGGAAAGCTTcaaaaagaacagcaagatcaacgagTTCAAGGATGTTCACACAAAGCTGATGGAGCAGTACACCGAGGTGCCAGAGTGGTGGTACCTCATACTCAAC ATCGTTGGAGTTGCTTTCGGTATTGCTTCTGTAGCAGGATGGcccaccaacaccagtgTCGGCACCGTCTTCTTCGGTCTTGCTCTTGCTATCCTCTTCACTATTCCAACTGGAATCATCTTTGCCACTACCGGcatcgaggttgagttcAATGTCCTTGCTGAGTTCATCGGAGGAGCATGGCAGCCTGGTAATGCCTTGGCA atgaacttcttcaaaGGCTTTGGATATGTGACAGTCGCTCATGCTCTCGATTTCGCCAatgatctgaagcttggtCACTACCTCAAGATTCCTCAGCGCCAAACTTTCTGGTGTCAGACAGTTGCCA CTATTGTCTCCGCGTTTGTTTGTACCGCAGTCATGAActtccagatcctcaacatccgCGACATCTGTCAGCCTAACCAAAAGGATCGCTTCACATGCCCCGGTGTCGAGTCTTACTTCACCGCCGCTGTACTCTTTGGCTCTCTCGCCCCTCAAAGAGTCTTTGGAGAGGGCGGCATGTACACCGCCCTCCTCGCTGCATTCCCAGTCGGACTGGCCTTTCCCGTCGTCTACTACTACGCCACCCGCAAGCTTCCCAAGACGCACTGGCTTACAAAGCTTCACCccgtcgtcatcttcagtgGTGGCCACATTTGGTCTCCATACAACCTGGCTTACGTCTGGCCGGCTGTTATTCCAGGCTGGATCTCTTGGGTTATCGTTCGCAAGAGATACCTTCGGTTCTGGGGAAAGTACAACTATGTGCTTTCGGCAGCCTGGCAGACTGGAATTGCTCTCGCTGCGGTGGTCATCTTTTTCGCTGTGAGTTACCATGGCGCGTCGATCAATTGGATCGGCAACAGTGCAGACAGTGGTTGTGAGGCTGAGACCTGCACTCGCCTCAAAGTCCCCAATGGAACCTTCTTTGGTCCTCAGCCAGGAACCTTTGCCTAG
- a CDS encoding primary-amine oxidase: protein MSSALHPLCPLTGDEIQASARLIESVWPQSVSLSFKVITLSEPPKEKLAPYLEAFDNGTSPSPIERLAFVAYYIRGTDIFHEAIVNLTTGRIESNVKLGPNVHGNVDYDEAQRVEKLALQDPQVLAELEKLKLPEGTVVCADPWIYGSDGVEDDARMYQVFLYMRDPANSGEADSNHYAFPLPVSPVIECVNYKVIRIDVLPTGADNTIKPLAPYQPKPANEYIPEAQELRKDLKPLHVSQPEGPSFNVTPVGETGNVVSWQKWTFFVGFNQREGMVLYNVKYDNRPLFYRLSLSDMSVPYGDPRHPFHKKSAFDLGDAGAGATANNLKLGCDCLGSIQYLSGVICDDQGRPLPMENVICIHEQDAGIGWKHTNYRTGRAAVVRARELVLQSIITVSNYEYILMFLFNQAGEVTYEVRATGILSTQPIDHELDKTGVPFGTVVHPGVLAGVHQHIFSLRVDPMIDGHTNQLVYSEAHRIPRDPHLNPHGTGYEVVEKTIDKTAGLDIDYDLSRVYKITNPNSLNPINGKPVGYKIMAPPFQKLMGDQDSFLHKRAEFADHNIYVTTHRDRELYAGGWYTNQSRGDAGVRTWAQRNESLTPESDIVVWVQFGINHIPRIEDFPVMPVEILKVHLKPVNFFTKNPALDVPPSEQSVNKSTLIESKKAEVSDSCGCDTSNVSSKL from the exons atgtcttctgctCTCCACCCGCTTTGCCCGCTGACGGGCGATGAGATTCAGGCTAGCGCACGCTTGATAGAGAGCGTTTGGCCACAGTCTGTCTCACTATCTTTTAAGGTTATAACGCTCAGCGAGCCACCAAAGGAGAAGCTTGCACCGTATTTAGAAGCGTTCGACAACGGAACTTCCCCTTCGCCGATTGAACGTTTGGCTTTTGTTGCGTATTATATCCGTGGAACG GATATTTTCCATGAAGCTATAGTCAACTTGACCACTGGAAGAATTGAGAGCAATGTGAAGCTTGGGCCGAATGTCCACGGCAATGTGGACTATGATGAGGCGCAGAGGGTTGAGAAACTTGCGCTTCAAGACCCGCAGGTTTTGGctgagctcgagaagctaAAGTTGCCAGAGGGGACTGTTGTCTGTGCTGACCCCTGGATTTACG GGTCCGACGgagttgaggatgatgccCGTATGTACCAGGTCTTCCTGTACATGCGAGACCCCGCAAACTCTGGTGAAGCTGATTCCAACCACTACGCATTCCCCTTGCCTGTATCGCCGGTCATTGAATGCGTCAATTACAAAGTCATCCGGATTGATGTACTCCCCACTGGCGCtgacaacaccatcaaaccaTTGGCACCATATCAACCCAAGCCCGCAAATGAGTATATCCCAGAGGCGCAAGAGCTGCGAAAGGATCTCAAGCCACTTCACGTAAGCCAGCCAGAAGGGCCAAGCTTCAATGTCACCCCGGTCGGTGAGACTGGAAACGTTGTCTCATGGCAAAAGTGGACCTTCTTCGTCG GCTTTAATCAGCGTGAAGGCATGGTGCTGTACAACGTCAAGTATGACAACCGTCCCTTGTTCTACAGACTATCCCTATCAGACATGAGCGTGCCATATGGCGATCCGCGTCACCCGTTCCACAAGAAGTCAGCATTTGACCTGGGTGATGCCGGTGCTGGCGCTACAGCAAAtaacctcaagcttggctgtgATTGCTTAGGCAGCATTCAGTACCTCAGCGGCGTGATCTGCGATGATCAAGGCAGGCCGCTGCCGATGGAGAACGTCATTTGCATTCATGAGCAAGATGCTGGTATTGGATGGAAGCATACCAACTACAGAACTGGAAGAGCTGCTGTTGTACGCGCACGTGAGCTTGTTCTGCAATCTATAATCACAGTCTCGAACTACGAGTATATCCTCATGTTCCTGTTCAACCAAGCAGGAGAGGTCACGTATGAAGTCCGCGCCACGGGTATCTTGTCTACACAGCCGATTGACCACGAGCTGGACAAGACAGGAGTGCCATTTGGAACTGTCGTACACCCCGGTGTCCTGGCAGGCGTTCATCAACATATCTTCTCCTTACGTGTCGATCCCATGATTGACGGCCATACGAACCAGCTGGTATACAGCGAAGCCCACAGAATACCTCGTGATCCCCACCTTAACCCTCATGGTACCGGCTACGAAGTCGTTGAGAAGACCATTGATAAGACTGCTGGTTTGGATATCGATTATGACCTTAGTAGGGTCTATAAGAtcaccaaccccaactccCTCAATCCTATCAACGGCAAGCCGGTGGGCTATAAGATCATGGCCCCGCctttccagaagctcatgGGCGACCAAGACAGCTTCTTGCATAAGCGCGCTGAGTTCGCAGACCATAACATTTATGTCACCACACATCGCGACCGCGAACTGTACGCGGGAGGATGGTATACCAATCAGTCTCGTGGAGACGCAGGTGTGAGAACTTGGGCACAAAGGAACGAATCACTGACACCGGAGTCTGACATTGTGGTTTGGGTGCAATTCGGTATCAACCATATCCCACGCATCGAAGACTTCCCTGTCATGCCggttgagattctcaaggtGCATCTCAAGCctgtcaacttcttcaccaagaaccctgCGCTGGATGTGCCACCTAGTGAGCAGAGCGTAAACAAGAGCACTCTTAttgagagcaagaaggcAGAGGTTTCCGATAGTTGCGGATGCGATACGTCGAATGTTTCTTCAAAGCTGTAG